A genome region from Euphorbia lathyris chromosome 4, ddEupLath1.1, whole genome shotgun sequence includes the following:
- the LOC136226977 gene encoding cyclin-dependent kinase inhibitor 7, with amino-acid sequence MEECARNCKRREEIAAISFPKKMKIQIDYTFDELNLPSNELLQDHRLSALSPDRNISPVTSSNSGGFPAGDICSGGDSIACCSCSIESSLLHKDSLRVVDLEAKSFETESSTCIDNKFSRETTPSSESYDTDEMDSKAGGRKSCREKLMAKKKIPNQEEIDQFFEEAEKELKKEQKRFADKYNYDIANDVPLEGRYQWVRLKP; translated from the exons atggaaGAATGTGCGAGAAATTGTAAGAGAAGAGAGGAAATTGCAGCCATCAGCTTCCCGAAGAAGATGAAAATTCAAATCGATTatacttttgatgaattaaattTACCTTCTAATGAGCTGCTACAGGATCACCGTTTATCTGCATTATCTCCGGATAGGAATATTTCACCTGTAACGTCCTCGAATTCCGGTGGATTTCCTGCCGGAGATATATGCTCCGGCGGCGACTCCATAGCTTGTTGCAGCTGCAGCATTGAATCCAGCTTGCTACACAAGGATAGCTTGAGAGTTGTAGATCTGGAG GCCAAAAGTTTTGAAACGGAAAGTTCAACGTGCATTGACAACAAATTCAG CAGAGAAACCACGCCTTCAAGCGAATCTTACGACACAGACGAGATGGACTCAAAGGCGGGGGGAAGGAAGAGCTGCCGCGAGAAGTTAATGGCGAAGAAGAAGATCCCGAATCAAGAGGAGATCGATCAGTTTTTCGAGGAGGCAGAGAAGGAACTGAAAAAGGAACAAAAACGATTTGCAGACAA GTACAACTATGATATAGCGAACGATGTGCCTCTCGAAGGTCGGTACCAGTGGGTTCGTTTGAAGCCATAG